Proteins found in one Litorihabitans aurantiacus genomic segment:
- a CDS encoding ABC transporter ATP-binding protein, whose product MSAESRAALSIRDLVVELGPPDSRRAVVDGVDLDLRAGRVHGLAGESGSGKTMTALAVLGLLPTPSRATGSILLDGEEILGLRGRRLSAIRGRRVAMVFQDPSASLHPQLTVGTQLTDHVRRHLRLSRSAARERAVDLLTQVRVPRPEEALARYPHQFSGGQRQRIAIAVALACDPDVLLADEPTTALDVTVQAGVLHLLRDLAEQRDLAVLLVTHDLGVMSAVADDVAVMRHGAIAEVAPREQLFTAPAHPYTRALLDALPDRIAAGAGTGGSDTTPEDER is encoded by the coding sequence GTGAGCGCCGAGAGCCGTGCGGCCCTCAGCATCCGCGACCTCGTCGTCGAGCTCGGCCCGCCGGATTCTCGCCGGGCGGTGGTCGACGGGGTGGATCTGGACTTGCGGGCGGGGCGGGTCCACGGCCTCGCGGGCGAGTCGGGTTCGGGCAAGACGATGACGGCGCTGGCCGTGCTCGGCCTGCTGCCGACGCCGTCGCGCGCGACCGGATCCATCCTGCTGGACGGTGAGGAGATCCTCGGGCTGCGGGGGCGCCGGCTGTCCGCTATCCGCGGCCGACGGGTGGCGATGGTCTTCCAGGATCCCTCGGCCAGCCTCCACCCGCAGCTGACTGTGGGCACCCAGCTGACCGACCACGTGCGCAGGCACCTGCGACTGAGCAGGTCCGCCGCGCGTGAGCGCGCCGTCGACCTGCTGACGCAGGTGCGCGTGCCCCGGCCCGAGGAGGCGCTGGCCCGGTATCCGCACCAGTTCTCCGGGGGCCAACGTCAACGCATCGCGATCGCGGTCGCCCTGGCCTGCGACCCCGACGTGCTGCTCGCGGACGAGCCCACCACCGCGCTCGACGTCACGGTCCAGGCCGGTGTGCTGCACCTGCTCCGCGACCTCGCGGAGCAGCGCGACCTCGCCGTCCTCCTCGTGACGCACGACCTCGGCGTGATGAGCGCGGTGGCCGACGACGTCGCCGTGATGCGTCACGGCGCGATCGCAGAGGTCGCGCCGCGTGAGCAGCTCTTCACCGCGCCCGCGCACCCCTACACGCGCGCCCTGCTGGACGCCCTGCCGGACCGCATCGCGGCCGGTGCCGGCACCGGCGGGTCGGACACGACACCGGAGGACGAGCGGTGA
- a CDS encoding glutamine amidotransferase-related protein: MTIAPVPPTFDARRSGPSALVLRHDAGIGLGNVATTLASRGYAVTTVDTPTGDVAGVDPLAWDVVVALGGEEGAYETERYPYLAREIDLLAARAEARRPILGICLGAQMLAVALGARAWRGDVHEVGFVPVDLTPDGVGTPVAHVAGVPMMQWHHDTFEVPVGARLLATSPSYPQAFAVDDWLLAVQFHPEVDDAIADGWIERWADDVAHLPGVDAAALTTAKEQHLAAAQRASRAMVGAWLDGLAGTVGR, encoded by the coding sequence GTGACCATCGCCCCGGTTCCCCCGACGTTCGACGCTCGCCGCTCCGGCCCCTCCGCACTCGTGCTGCGGCACGACGCGGGGATCGGACTCGGGAACGTCGCCACCACGCTCGCCTCCCGGGGCTACGCCGTCACCACAGTCGACACCCCGACCGGCGACGTCGCGGGCGTCGACCCGCTGGCGTGGGACGTCGTCGTCGCCCTCGGGGGCGAGGAGGGTGCCTACGAGACCGAGCGGTACCCCTACCTCGCGCGGGAGATCGACCTCCTCGCCGCTCGCGCTGAGGCCCGGCGTCCGATCCTCGGCATCTGCCTGGGCGCCCAGATGCTGGCGGTCGCGCTCGGGGCGCGCGCGTGGCGCGGGGACGTGCACGAGGTCGGCTTCGTGCCCGTCGACCTGACGCCCGACGGCGTGGGCACCCCGGTGGCGCACGTCGCCGGCGTCCCGATGATGCAGTGGCACCACGACACGTTCGAGGTGCCCGTCGGCGCCCGGCTGCTGGCGACCTCGCCGAGCTACCCGCAGGCGTTCGCGGTCGACGACTGGCTGCTGGCGGTGCAGTTCCACCCCGAGGTCGACGACGCGATCGCCGACGGCTGGATCGAGCGGTGGGCCGACGACGTCGCCCACCTGCCCGGCGTCGACGCCGCGGCGCTGACGACGGCGAAGGAGCAGCACCTCGCGGCGGCGCAGCGGGCCTCGCGCGCGATGGTGGGGGCGTGGCTGGACGGCCTCGCCGGAACCGTCGGTCGGTGA
- a CDS encoding ABC transporter permease: MTRVDTAAAARTERSALLRYVARRLITSIVLMLGVTLVVFTLTTLVPGDPLTAALGEGASQNPATVAAYTERFGLDRPLPERYLLYLSALFQGDLGTSIRTTRPVAEELSRALPATAEIALCAIVLSVAVAVVLGTLAAYRRDRATDQVVRVVSLVGLSVPTFWMAILVYQLFFLRLGWAPGSGRLSPALNPPPRITGLFTIDFVLDGDPVGFFDAAAHLVLPVLVLSLFTIGVLTRFVRTSVLEVLSSDYVRAARAKGLSEPRVITSYLLRGASLPILTMTGIAFGGLLSGTVLVEAIFAWPGLGTYAYQAAINLDLPAVMGVGLAVGLVYLLINLVVDLLYGILDPRVRLG, from the coding sequence GTGACGCGGGTCGACACCGCAGCAGCAGCGCGGACCGAGCGGTCCGCGCTACTGCGCTACGTCGCGCGGCGGCTGATCACGTCGATCGTCCTGATGCTCGGCGTGACGCTGGTGGTCTTCACGCTCACCACCCTCGTCCCGGGCGACCCGCTGACCGCAGCCCTCGGTGAGGGGGCCTCGCAGAACCCCGCGACCGTCGCGGCCTACACCGAGCGCTTCGGCCTCGACCGTCCGCTTCCGGAGCGCTACCTGCTCTACCTCTCCGCCCTGTTCCAGGGCGACCTCGGCACGTCCATCCGCACGACGAGGCCGGTCGCCGAGGAGCTCAGTCGTGCGCTGCCGGCGACGGCGGAGATCGCGCTCTGCGCCATCGTGCTGAGCGTCGCCGTCGCCGTCGTGCTCGGCACCCTGGCCGCCTACCGTCGCGATCGTGCGACCGACCAGGTCGTGCGCGTCGTCTCGCTCGTGGGCCTGAGCGTCCCCACGTTCTGGATGGCGATCCTCGTCTACCAGCTGTTCTTCCTGCGGCTCGGCTGGGCTCCCGGCTCGGGACGGCTCTCACCCGCGCTGAACCCGCCGCCCCGCATCACGGGCCTGTTCACGATCGACTTCGTGCTCGACGGCGACCCGGTCGGGTTCTTCGACGCCGCGGCCCACCTCGTGCTGCCGGTGCTGGTCCTCAGCCTGTTCACGATCGGTGTCCTGACACGCTTCGTGCGGACCTCCGTGCTGGAGGTCCTGAGCTCCGACTACGTGCGAGCCGCGCGCGCCAAGGGCCTGAGCGAGCCGCGTGTCATCACGTCGTACCTGCTGCGTGGTGCCTCGCTGCCCATCCTCACCATGACGGGGATCGCCTTCGGCGGGCTGCTGTCGGGCACCGTGCTGGTCGAGGCCATCTTCGCCTGGCCCGGCCTGGGCACGTACGCCTACCAGGCAGCCATCAACCTCGACCTCCCCGCCGTGATGGGGGTGGGGCTCGCCGTCGGCCTCGTCTACCTCCTCATCAACCTGGTGGTCGACCTGCTGTACGGGATCCTCGATCCGAGAGTGAGGCTGGGATGA
- a CDS encoding RNA polymerase sigma factor gives MEDPQTDAWFTGVVREHSRALVRYFARRAPRQDADDLAADVLVTAWRRRTDVPREAVLPWLYATAGYTLANYRRKRTDLPVEEVPERPSAARVGTDPELSAIFDAEVRGALEAVSERDRQILLLHAWEGLDGAEIAAVLGISRSGADAALSRARKRLREAWGDRLRL, from the coding sequence GTGGAGGATCCGCAGACCGACGCCTGGTTCACCGGGGTGGTGCGGGAGCACTCGCGCGCGCTCGTGCGCTACTTCGCCCGCCGCGCACCCCGCCAGGACGCCGACGACCTCGCCGCGGACGTGCTCGTGACCGCCTGGCGCCGCCGTACCGACGTGCCGCGCGAGGCCGTGCTGCCCTGGCTCTACGCCACCGCCGGCTACACCCTCGCCAACTACCGCCGCAAGCGCACCGACCTCCCCGTCGAGGAGGTGCCCGAGCGACCGAGCGCGGCACGCGTGGGCACCGACCCCGAGCTGTCGGCGATCTTCGACGCCGAGGTGCGTGGCGCGCTCGAGGCCGTGAGCGAGCGGGACCGCCAGATCCTGCTGCTGCACGCCTGGGAGGGTCTCGACGGCGCCGAGATCGCCGCCGTCCTCGGCATCTCCCGATCCGGGGCCGACGCCGCCCTCTCGCGCGCCCGCAAGCGCCTGCGCGAGGCGTGGGGTGACCGCCTGCGCCTCTAG
- a CDS encoding FAD-binding and (Fe-S)-binding domain-containing protein, with the protein MTALTSRPGPASGDVPGGAPDDASAALLADLGRVTDADATRRRRAEYSTDASNYRVVPQVVTFPRHTDEVLATLEVARRHGAPITARGAGTSVAGNAVGTGVVIDFSRHLNAIGEIDPEERTAFVQPGVVMSSLQAAAAPHGLWFGPDPSTKNRATLGGMIGNNACGPHALAYGRTSDNVRSLDVVDGTGRRFTASSGRGALEAVPGLDRLVSGDLALLRTELGRFTRQVSGYSLEHLLPERGSNLARALVGTEGSVVTLLGARVELHPLPTAPVLVVLGYADMPSAADAVVPLGALKPLAIEGMDARLVDVVRAHVGSVPDLPRGAGWLFCEVGGTDEADALANAAALVAASDCLDSMITTDKAKTAALWRIRADGVGLAGRTPAGRQAWPGWEDAAVPPENLGAYLRDFDALLAQYGVDGLPYGHFGDGCIHVRIDLPLERPEQVGDFESFMNDAARLVGSYGGSLSGEHGDGRARGGLLHHMYSPEALNLFERFKGLLDPSDHLNPGIVVRPAPVTANLRRPQAIELGVRGFALPHDGGDLTRAAHRCVGVGKCRADNGGAGGFMCPSYQATGDERNATRGRARVLQELANGSFVQGWDSPEVADSLDLCLSCKACGRDCPAGVDMATYKAEVTYRRYKGRVRPTSHYVLGWLPRWARLTTAVPAVAAIANAALGLAPLRRAVFAVSGIDSRRRMTAFSTQRFSRWFRGRERARATGSHERRRTREVILWADSFSEHLDPAGARAMVELLQEAGYTVRIPSSDACCGLTWISTGQLDGARTRLRRTLDVLGPAAEQGVPIIGVEPSCTAVLRSDLVELLPDDPRAAAVAGAVRTLAELLTDPELGPGEEWSPASHVGTTVVVQPHCHQYSVMGYEADAALLARTGATITQLAGCCGLAGNFGMEKGHYEVSVAVAENALLPALREAPEGAVYLADGYSCRTQADQLAGVRGTTLAQLLVRGETRD; encoded by the coding sequence GTGACAGCCCTCACCAGCAGGCCGGGGCCCGCGAGCGGCGACGTCCCAGGCGGTGCGCCCGACGACGCCTCGGCCGCCCTCCTGGCCGACCTCGGCCGCGTGACCGACGCGGACGCCACGCGCCGCCGTCGCGCCGAGTACTCCACCGATGCCTCGAACTACCGCGTCGTGCCGCAGGTCGTCACGTTCCCCCGGCACACCGACGAGGTGCTCGCCACGCTCGAGGTCGCGCGCCGCCACGGCGCCCCGATCACCGCGCGCGGCGCGGGGACCTCGGTGGCGGGCAACGCCGTCGGGACCGGTGTGGTGATCGACTTCTCGCGCCACCTGAACGCGATCGGCGAGATCGATCCGGAGGAGCGCACCGCCTTCGTGCAGCCGGGCGTGGTGATGAGCAGCCTGCAGGCCGCCGCGGCGCCGCACGGGCTGTGGTTCGGCCCCGATCCGAGCACGAAGAACCGCGCGACGCTCGGCGGGATGATCGGCAACAACGCGTGCGGTCCGCACGCCCTGGCCTACGGCCGAACGTCCGACAACGTGCGCAGCCTCGACGTCGTGGACGGCACCGGGCGTCGCTTCACCGCGAGCTCCGGGCGCGGCGCGCTCGAGGCCGTCCCGGGCCTGGACCGCCTGGTCTCGGGTGACCTCGCGCTGCTGCGCACCGAGCTCGGCCGCTTCACGCGCCAGGTGTCGGGCTACTCGCTCGAGCACCTGCTGCCCGAGCGCGGCAGCAACCTGGCGCGCGCGCTCGTGGGGACCGAGGGGAGCGTCGTCACGCTGCTCGGCGCGAGGGTCGAGCTGCACCCGCTGCCGACCGCACCCGTGCTCGTCGTCCTCGGGTACGCCGACATGCCGAGCGCGGCCGACGCCGTCGTGCCGCTGGGCGCGCTGAAGCCGCTCGCGATCGAGGGGATGGACGCGCGGCTGGTCGACGTCGTGCGCGCCCACGTCGGCTCGGTCCCCGACCTGCCGCGGGGCGCCGGCTGGCTGTTCTGCGAGGTCGGCGGCACGGACGAGGCCGACGCCCTCGCGAACGCGGCCGCGCTGGTCGCGGCGAGCGACTGCCTCGACTCGATGATCACCACGGACAAGGCCAAGACGGCGGCGCTGTGGCGGATCCGGGCCGACGGCGTGGGTCTGGCCGGGCGCACACCGGCCGGTCGGCAGGCGTGGCCGGGCTGGGAGGACGCCGCCGTCCCGCCCGAGAACCTCGGCGCCTACCTGCGCGACTTCGACGCGCTGCTGGCCCAGTACGGCGTCGACGGCCTGCCCTACGGCCACTTCGGCGACGGCTGCATCCACGTGCGCATCGACCTGCCGCTCGAGCGGCCCGAGCAGGTGGGCGACTTCGAGAGCTTCATGAACGACGCCGCGCGCCTGGTCGGCTCCTACGGCGGCTCCCTCTCGGGCGAGCACGGCGACGGCCGCGCGCGGGGCGGGCTGCTGCACCACATGTACTCGCCCGAGGCGCTGAACCTGTTCGAGCGCTTCAAGGGCCTGCTCGACCCCTCCGACCACCTCAACCCCGGGATCGTCGTGCGCCCCGCGCCGGTGACGGCGAACCTGCGCCGCCCGCAGGCGATCGAGCTCGGTGTGCGCGGCTTCGCGCTGCCGCACGACGGCGGCGACCTCACCCGCGCGGCCCACCGCTGCGTCGGCGTCGGGAAGTGTCGGGCGGACAACGGGGGCGCCGGCGGCTTCATGTGCCCCAGCTACCAGGCCACGGGCGACGAGCGGAACGCGACGCGCGGCCGCGCGCGCGTGCTGCAGGAGCTCGCCAACGGCTCGTTCGTCCAGGGCTGGGACTCGCCCGAGGTCGCCGACTCGCTCGACCTGTGCCTCTCGTGCAAGGCGTGCGGGCGCGACTGCCCCGCCGGCGTCGACATGGCCACCTACAAGGCCGAGGTGACCTACCGCCGGTACAAGGGCAGGGTGCGGCCGACGTCGCACTACGTGCTCGGGTGGCTGCCGCGCTGGGCCCGGCTGACGACGGCGGTGCCGGCGGTCGCCGCGATCGCCAACGCCGCGCTCGGGCTCGCGCCGCTGCGGCGCGCGGTCTTCGCCGTCTCGGGCATCGACTCGCGACGGCGAATGACCGCGTTCAGCACGCAGCGGTTCTCGCGGTGGTTCCGGGGGCGCGAGCGCGCGCGGGCGACCGGGTCGCACGAGAGGCGCCGCACGCGCGAGGTGATCCTGTGGGCCGACAGCTTCTCCGAGCACCTCGACCCCGCGGGGGCCCGCGCCATGGTCGAGCTCCTGCAGGAGGCCGGCTACACGGTGCGCATCCCGAGCAGCGACGCGTGCTGCGGCCTGACCTGGATCTCCACCGGTCAGCTCGACGGCGCCCGCACCCGTCTGCGTCGCACGCTCGACGTCCTCGGTCCGGCGGCCGAGCAGGGCGTGCCGATCATCGGCGTCGAACCCTCGTGCACGGCGGTGCTGCGCAGCGACCTGGTGGAGCTGCTGCCGGACGACCCGCGTGCGGCGGCGGTCGCCGGTGCCGTCCGCACCCTGGCCGAGCTGCTGACCGACCCCGAGCTGGGGCCGGGGGAGGAGTGGTCGCCAGCGTCGCACGTCGGCACGACCGTCGTGGTGCAGCCGCACTGCCACCAGTACTCGGTGATGGGCTACGAGGCGGACGCCGCGCTGCTCGCCCGGACCGGTGCCACGATCACGCAGCTCGCCGGGTGCTGCGGGCTCGCGGGCAACTTCGGGATGGAGAAGGGCCACTACGAGGTGAGCGTCGCCGTCGCCGAGAACGCGCTGCTGCCCGCGCTGCGGGAGGCGCCGGAGGGGGCGGTGTACCTGGCCGACGGGTACTCGTGCCGCACGCAGGCCGACCAGCTGGCGGGGGTGCGCGGGACGACGCTGGCGCAGCTGCTCGTGCGTGGGGAGACCCGCGACTAG
- a CDS encoding ABC transporter permease has translation MTGHGFAARVAEAKRARRAGRRLPSAWRRPLAVIGVGIVLAWLLAAVLAPWISPASPLAQDLPRLTPPGAEALLGTDALGRDVLSRLIHGARTTIPLAVVLVLSAMVLGTVVGAVSGYLGGWVDEVLMRVTDLFMAFPTVILAMVIAASLGPSLYNAVLAGIVVTWPNYARVTRSLVLSLRGQNYVVASRLLGHSSVHSLRVDILPGVAGPVMVLASLETGTSILLLTGLSFLGLGAQPPSAEWGSMISSAIQHIDAWWLGLFPGLAILSIVMAFNFIGDSLRDVLDPLSGAQRAGAGVAPAPLSTEGRSEQSVVEDLVVDPGRPS, from the coding sequence ATGACCGGTCACGGATTCGCCGCTCGGGTGGCCGAGGCGAAGCGCGCACGTCGGGCCGGGCGGCGGTTGCCCAGCGCCTGGCGCCGGCCGCTCGCCGTCATCGGTGTCGGGATCGTCCTGGCGTGGCTGCTGGCAGCGGTCCTGGCACCCTGGATCTCTCCCGCGTCCCCGCTCGCGCAGGACCTCCCGCGCCTGACGCCTCCCGGCGCCGAGGCGCTGCTCGGTACCGACGCGCTCGGGCGCGACGTCCTCTCGCGCCTGATCCACGGCGCGCGCACGACCATTCCCCTCGCGGTCGTCCTCGTGCTCAGCGCGATGGTGCTGGGGACCGTCGTCGGCGCCGTCTCCGGGTACCTGGGCGGATGGGTCGACGAGGTCCTGATGAGGGTCACCGACCTCTTCATGGCCTTCCCGACCGTGATCCTCGCGATGGTGATCGCGGCGTCGCTCGGTCCGTCGCTGTACAACGCGGTCCTCGCGGGGATCGTCGTCACGTGGCCGAACTACGCACGCGTGACACGGTCGCTCGTCCTGAGCCTGCGCGGTCAGAACTACGTCGTCGCGTCGCGGCTGCTGGGCCACTCCTCGGTTCACTCGCTCCGGGTCGACATCCTGCCCGGTGTCGCGGGTCCGGTGATGGTGCTGGCCTCGCTCGAGACCGGCACGTCGATCCTGCTGCTGACGGGGCTGTCCTTCCTCGGCCTCGGCGCCCAACCGCCGTCGGCGGAGTGGGGCTCGATGATCTCCTCCGCGATCCAGCACATCGACGCGTGGTGGCTCGGACTGTTCCCCGGCCTCGCGATCCTGAGCATCGTGATGGCGTTCAACTTCATCGGCGACTCCCTGCGGGACGTCCTCGACCCCCTCTCGGGCGCGCAGCGCGCCGGTGCCGGCGTCGCTCCGGCGCCGCTGAGCACCGAGGGCCGGTCCGAGCAGAGCGTCGTGGAGGATCTCGTCGTCGACCCGGGGCGTCCGTCGTGA
- a CDS encoding ABC transporter ATP-binding protein: protein MSTLLEIDDLVITYGALRAVDGVSLSLAAGEVLALVGESGCGKSSTARAVVGMEKPARGDVRVHGAPVPRLGLARRPTVLTGVQMVFQDPNSSLNPRHRVGRQIADGARAARARGVDSDSPGAWLEAVGLPPDFADRYPHQLSGGQRQRVAIARAMASRPEILVADEPISALDASSQASVASMMRRLCVTSGTGMLFISHDLSVVRLMADRVAVMYRGRIVESGPTAAVWSDPRHPYTRALLAAIPHPDGRGVLPEAPALEAPPEWAQEVPGALGRG from the coding sequence GTGAGCACGCTGCTGGAGATCGACGACCTGGTGATCACCTACGGTGCGCTGCGCGCGGTCGACGGGGTGAGCCTGTCCCTGGCGGCGGGGGAGGTGCTCGCGCTCGTGGGGGAGTCGGGGTGCGGCAAGTCGTCGACGGCGCGCGCCGTGGTCGGGATGGAGAAGCCAGCCAGGGGCGACGTCCGGGTGCACGGTGCCCCCGTGCCGAGACTCGGGCTCGCGCGCCGCCCCACAGTGCTGACCGGGGTCCAGATGGTCTTCCAGGACCCGAACTCCTCACTCAACCCGCGCCACCGCGTGGGGCGCCAGATCGCGGACGGTGCTCGGGCTGCCCGCGCCCGCGGCGTCGACTCCGACTCGCCCGGCGCGTGGCTCGAGGCGGTCGGGCTGCCACCCGACTTCGCCGACCGCTACCCGCACCAGCTCTCGGGTGGTCAGCGTCAGCGGGTGGCGATCGCGCGCGCGATGGCGTCACGTCCCGAGATCCTGGTGGCGGACGAGCCGATCTCTGCGCTCGACGCCTCGAGCCAGGCGTCGGTGGCCTCGATGATGCGTCGTCTCTGCGTGACCTCGGGGACGGGCATGCTGTTCATCTCCCACGACCTGTCGGTCGTGCGGCTGATGGCCGACCGCGTGGCGGTCATGTACCGGGGACGGATCGTCGAGTCCGGTCCGACGGCGGCGGTCTGGTCCGACCCGCGCCACCCCTACACCCGGGCGCTGCTGGCCGCGATCCCGCACCCCGACGGCCGTGGCGTGCTTCCCGAGGCCCCGGCCCTCGAGGCGCCACCCGAGTGGGCGCA
- a CDS encoding glutamine amidotransferase yields the protein MREFVLLASRQQDAVADAEYAAFCRFMNVPPARLRRIRLDREPMPELDLDAVAGIVVGGSPFTSSDPEESKSEVQRRVEREIDALLVEICDRDLPFLGACYGVGTLGVHLGGVVDTTYGEPAGAVEVSLTPDGVADPLLRGLPPVFEAYVGHKEALRAAPPGSVLLASSPTAPVQMLRFGRNVYATQFHPELDAEGIASRLLAYRYEGYFDPAEVDEVLHRVRRAHVTHPGRILQRFAEIYG from the coding sequence GTGCGGGAGTTCGTCCTCCTCGCCTCGCGTCAGCAGGACGCGGTGGCGGATGCGGAGTACGCGGCGTTCTGCCGGTTCATGAACGTGCCGCCGGCGCGGTTGCGCCGCATCCGGCTCGATCGCGAGCCGATGCCGGAGCTGGACCTCGACGCCGTCGCGGGAATCGTGGTGGGCGGCAGCCCCTTCACCTCCAGCGACCCGGAGGAGAGCAAGAGCGAGGTGCAGCGGCGCGTCGAGCGTGAGATCGACGCCCTGCTGGTCGAGATCTGCGACCGCGACCTGCCCTTCCTGGGTGCCTGCTACGGCGTCGGGACCCTCGGCGTCCATCTCGGCGGGGTGGTGGACACGACCTACGGCGAGCCCGCCGGGGCGGTGGAGGTCTCGCTGACGCCGGACGGCGTCGCCGACCCGCTGCTGCGCGGCCTGCCGCCGGTGTTCGAGGCGTACGTGGGCCACAAGGAGGCGCTGCGCGCGGCTCCCCCGGGCAGCGTGCTCCTCGCCTCCTCCCCCACGGCCCCGGTCCAGATGCTCCGGTTCGGGCGCAACGTCTACGCCACGCAGTTCCACCCGGAGCTCGACGCCGAGGGCATCGCCTCGCGCCTGCTCGCCTACCGCTACGAGGGCTACTTCGACCCGGCCGAGGTCGACGAGGTCCTGCACCGCGTCCGCCGCGCGCACGTGACGCACCCTGGCCGGATCTTGCAACGGTTTGCAGAGATCTACGGCTGA
- a CDS encoding Lrp/AsnC family transcriptional regulator, translating to MEAREETDRGRSDAPLDDIGYRILEVLRSDGRISMAALAQQVGISRSNAYARVESMTAAGIVTGFQARVDPAAAGLGLSALVFVTVNPQSWSELLAALESMPEVESAMVTTGEHDVMLHVRARTVDMIHAFVVGEVAALPQVKSVVTVLVLQEVFHRGYVLPTDIPPRVAPAVERGLMRFTSTNPDRPGAI from the coding sequence ATGGAGGCTCGGGAGGAAACGGACCGCGGACGATCAGACGCACCGCTCGATGACATCGGCTACCGGATCCTCGAAGTCCTGCGCTCCGACGGACGAATCTCGATGGCGGCCCTGGCTCAGCAGGTGGGCATCTCACGGTCGAACGCCTACGCCCGCGTCGAGTCGATGACCGCCGCCGGGATCGTCACCGGTTTCCAGGCCCGCGTCGACCCCGCGGCGGCGGGGCTCGGATTGAGCGCCCTCGTGTTCGTGACGGTCAACCCGCAGTCGTGGTCGGAGCTGCTGGCCGCACTCGAGTCCATGCCCGAGGTCGAGTCGGCCATGGTGACCACGGGCGAGCACGACGTGATGCTGCACGTGCGGGCCCGGACGGTCGACATGATCCACGCCTTCGTGGTGGGCGAGGTCGCAGCCCTGCCCCAGGTCAAGAGCGTCGTCACCGTCCTGGTGCTGCAGGAGGTGTTCCATCGCGGCTACGTGCTGCCCACCGACATCCCGCCCCGTGTCGCCCCCGCCGTCGAGCGCGGCCTGATGCGCTTCACGAGCACCAATCCGGACCGTCCCGGCGCGATCTGA
- a CDS encoding ABC transporter substrate-binding protein, translated as MIRKPARASLALAASAALLISACSGGNSASNPSDSADDGDAGAGAGGGTLVVDTAFSLETGDPGRNYVPTGSIVLHAMYETLLTFDGDDESTPVPALATMEANDAATEFTFTLTGDRTFSDGSPIDADDVVFSLERLAGMESSKANFLMAGIEVTKVDDTTVVLTTTEPSLQVPAIVTNPALSILNSELVEANGGTTDDTDAAEDFLGSTSAGSGPYVLDQLDLTSQVVLVPNPDYDGEKPAAYDRIVVRNVTEPATQLTNLRGGDSQLALDLSGDQVAGLGSDLDVNSVPGAQSIFLLLNQDAGVSGTLANPAFAEAVRYALDYDALLELAGDGSVEASGVIPPMFLGALEEGVTQDLDRSAAALAESGYQGETISLRFPNDNPVGGVDFTTLGERVQSQLQAAGIQVSLAPGPFASEIDPYVDGTGAFSMWYWGPDFADSSSFLPFGPGEKVGLRAGWTADAAPDVAALVAAAKTATDPVEREAAFTDYATAMQESGAFVPLLVPARHFASSGVDGVAYNSNWTVDLTDLSPAE; from the coding sequence GTGATCCGAAAGCCCGCCCGTGCCAGCCTCGCACTCGCCGCCTCCGCAGCCCTGCTGATCTCGGCCTGCTCGGGCGGCAACTCGGCCAGCAACCCGTCGGACTCCGCGGACGACGGCGACGCCGGTGCGGGCGCCGGGGGTGGCACGCTCGTCGTCGACACGGCCTTCTCGCTCGAGACGGGCGATCCTGGACGCAACTACGTCCCCACGGGCTCGATCGTGCTCCACGCGATGTACGAGACGCTGCTGACCTTCGACGGCGACGACGAGTCGACCCCGGTGCCGGCCCTCGCGACGATGGAGGCCAACGACGCCGCGACGGAGTTCACCTTCACGCTCACGGGCGACCGCACGTTCTCCGACGGGTCACCGATCGATGCCGACGACGTCGTCTTCTCCCTCGAGCGGCTGGCGGGGATGGAGTCGTCGAAGGCCAACTTCCTCATGGCGGGGATCGAGGTCACGAAGGTCGACGACACGACCGTGGTGCTCACGACGACGGAGCCGTCGCTGCAGGTGCCCGCCATCGTGACGAACCCGGCCCTCAGCATCCTGAACTCCGAGTTGGTCGAGGCCAACGGCGGTACCACGGACGACACCGACGCCGCCGAGGACTTCCTCGGCTCGACCTCGGCCGGTTCCGGCCCCTACGTCCTCGACCAGCTGGATCTCACGTCCCAGGTCGTCCTCGTCCCGAACCCGGACTACGACGGGGAGAAGCCCGCCGCGTACGACCGGATCGTCGTGCGGAACGTGACGGAGCCGGCCACCCAGCTGACCAACCTGCGCGGCGGCGACTCCCAGCTCGCCCTCGACCTCTCGGGGGACCAGGTCGCGGGCCTCGGCTCCGACCTCGACGTGAACTCGGTGCCGGGTGCGCAGAGCATCTTCCTGCTGCTGAACCAGGACGCGGGGGTGAGCGGGACGCTGGCGAACCCGGCGTTCGCCGAGGCCGTGCGCTACGCGCTGGACTACGACGCCCTGCTCGAGCTGGCGGGCGACGGATCGGTGGAGGCCTCCGGCGTCATCCCGCCGATGTTCCTCGGTGCGCTGGAGGAGGGGGTGACGCAGGATCTCGACCGCAGCGCCGCCGCGCTCGCGGAGTCGGGCTACCAGGGCGAGACCATCTCCCTCAGGTTCCCGAACGACAACCCGGTCGGTGGCGTCGACTTCACCACGCTCGGCGAGCGCGTGCAGTCCCAGCTGCAGGCCGCCGGTATCCAGGTCAGCCTCGCTCCGGGACCGTTCGCGTCCGAGATCGACCCCTACGTCGACGGGACCGGCGCGTTCTCGATGTGGTACTGGGGCCCCGATTTCGCCGACTCATCCTCGTTCCTGCCCTTCGGTCCCGGCGAGAAGGTCGGACTGCGCGCCGGGTGGACGGCGGACGCCGCGCCCGACGTCGCGGCGCTCGTGGCCGCAGCGAAGACCGCGACCGATCCGGTCGAGCGCGAGGCGGCGTTCACCGACTACGCGACCGCGATGCAGGAGAGCGGAGCGTTCGTCCCGCTCCTCGTCCCGGCGCGCCACTTCGCCTCCTCCGGAGTCGACGGTGTCGCCTACAACTCCAACTGGACGGTCGACCTGACCGACCTGTCCCCGGCCGAGTGA